A genomic segment from Nocardia cyriacigeorgica GUH-2 encodes:
- the fgd gene encoding glucose-6-phosphate dehydrogenase (coenzyme-F420) — protein sequence MADLKLGYKASAEQFGPRELVELAVLAEEHGLDSATVSDHFQPWRHKGGHAPFSLAWMAAAGERTERILLGTSVLTPTYRYNPAVIAQAFATMGCLYPNRVMLGVGTGEALNEIATGYTGEWPEFKERFARLRESVDLMRALWTGERTDFDGQYYRTVGASIYDVPKGGIPVYIAAGGPLVARYAGRAGDGFICTSGKGMDLYTEKLMPAVAEGAAKVGREVADIDRMIEIKISYDTDPELALENTRFWAPLSLTAEQKHSITDPIEMEAAADALPIEQIAKRWIVASDPDDAVAQIKPYLDAGLNHLVFHAPGHDQRRFLDLFQRDLAPRLRALG from the coding sequence GTGGCGGATCTCAAACTCGGGTACAAGGCGTCGGCCGAACAGTTCGGGCCAAGGGAACTGGTGGAACTGGCGGTGCTGGCCGAGGAGCACGGCCTCGACAGCGCGACGGTCAGCGACCACTTCCAGCCGTGGCGGCACAAGGGCGGCCACGCGCCGTTCTCGCTGGCCTGGATGGCCGCGGCCGGTGAACGTACCGAGCGCATCCTGCTCGGCACCTCGGTGCTCACCCCGACCTACCGCTACAACCCGGCGGTGATCGCGCAGGCGTTCGCCACCATGGGCTGTCTGTATCCGAACCGGGTGATGCTCGGCGTCGGCACCGGCGAGGCGCTCAACGAGATCGCCACCGGGTACACCGGCGAATGGCCGGAGTTCAAGGAGCGTTTCGCACGGCTGCGCGAATCCGTCGACCTCATGCGCGCGCTGTGGACCGGTGAACGCACCGATTTCGACGGCCAGTACTACCGCACCGTCGGCGCGTCGATCTACGACGTGCCCAAGGGCGGCATCCCCGTCTACATCGCCGCAGGCGGACCGCTGGTGGCCAGGTACGCCGGCCGCGCCGGTGACGGCTTCATCTGCACCTCCGGCAAGGGCATGGACCTCTACACCGAGAAGCTGATGCCCGCCGTCGCCGAGGGTGCGGCCAAGGTGGGCCGCGAGGTCGCCGATATCGACCGGATGATCGAGATCAAGATCTCCTACGACACCGATCCGGAACTGGCGCTGGAGAACACCCGGTTCTGGGCGCCGCTGTCGCTGACCGCCGAGCAGAAGCACTCCATCACCGACCCGATCGAGATGGAAGCCGCCGCCGACGCGCTGCCGATCGAGCAGATCGCCAAGCGCTGGATCGTCGCCAGCGACCCCGACGACGCCGTCGCCCAGATCAAGCCGTACCTGGACGCGGGCCTCAACCACCTGGTCTTCCACGCGCCGGGGCACGACCAGCGACGGTTCCTGGACCTGTTCCAGCGCGATCTGGCGCCGCGGTTGCGCGCGCTGGGCTGA
- the thiE gene encoding thiamine phosphate synthase: MQPSHPNRPLPPRERLASARLYLCTDARREKGDLAKFAEAALAGGVDIIQLRDKGSPGEQKFGPLEAKAELGALAELKAAARRHGALVAVNDRADLALAAGADVLHLGQGDLPPWYARRILGPDVVIGRSTHNRAQAGLAAIDEHIDYFCTGPVWATPTKPNRQAAGIDLVRSTAEAHPTRPWFAIGGIDTQNLPEVLAAGADRVVVVRAITEARDPEAAARELKAALLANV, translated from the coding sequence GTGCAACCCTCCCACCCGAACCGACCGCTGCCGCCACGGGAGCGCCTGGCGTCCGCGCGGTTGTATCTGTGCACCGATGCCCGCCGGGAAAAGGGCGATCTGGCCAAGTTCGCCGAGGCCGCGCTCGCGGGCGGAGTCGACATCATCCAGCTACGCGACAAGGGGTCGCCGGGCGAGCAGAAGTTCGGCCCGCTGGAGGCCAAGGCCGAACTCGGCGCGCTCGCCGAACTGAAGGCCGCCGCCCGCAGGCACGGCGCGCTCGTCGCGGTGAATGATCGGGCCGATCTGGCGCTCGCCGCCGGCGCGGATGTGCTGCACCTCGGCCAGGGCGATCTGCCGCCGTGGTACGCGCGCCGCATCCTCGGCCCGGATGTGGTGATCGGCCGCTCCACCCACAACCGCGCCCAAGCCGGCCTCGCCGCTATCGACGAGCACATCGATTACTTCTGCACCGGCCCGGTCTGGGCGACGCCGACCAAGCCCAACCGGCAGGCCGCCGGGATCGACCTGGTCCGCTCCACGGCCGAAGCGCACCCGACCCGGCCATGGTTCGCCATCGGCGGCATCGACACCCAGAACCTGCCCGAAGTGCTGGCCGCCGGTGCCGACCGGGTCGTGGTGGTGCGGGCGATCACCGAAGCTCGCGATCCCGAGGCCGCGGCGCGGGAGTTGAAAGCGGCGTTGCTGGCGAACGTTTGA
- the pta gene encoding phosphate acetyltransferase, which produces MADLAPSTVYIASPEGDTGKSTVALGVLQMLCATTARVGVFRPITRSTDEPDYILELLLEHSTADIDYAQAIGVTYEQVHADPDAAISEIVMRFHEVAKACDAVVVVGSDYTDVASPSELRYNARIAVNLGAPVLLVVRGSERTPDEVKQLAELCSSELSAEHAQLVAIIANRCAPDQLDEVCAALSGFDVPSWTLPEVPLLIAPTMAELCAAIDGEMYSGDPELLHREAMKIMVGGMTAEHILERLEDGEVVIAPGDRSDVLLSVVNAHEAEGFPSLSGIIMNGGLLPHPAIARLMTGLKPRLPILTTNLGTYDTAGAAHRTRGRMSADNPRKVDTALALMEEHVDAGEFLRRLEVPRSTVVTPQMFEYQLIERARADRKRIVLPEGDDDRILRAAGRVLQRKIADLIILGDETTIRARAAELGVDIADAEVLDPRTSDHLEDFAREYTELRKHKGMTLERARETVTDISYFGTMMVHKGIADGMVSGAAHTTAHTIRPSFEIIKTVPGVSTVSSVFLMCLADRVLAYGDCAVVPDPTSEQLADIAISSAATAARFGIDPRVAMLSYSTGESGSGADVDKVRVATKLVRERAAELLVEGPIQYDAAIEPTVADAKLPDSEVAGRATVFIFPDLNTGNNTYKAVQRSAGAIAIGPVLQGLRKPVNDLSRGALVADIVNTVAITAIQAQGE; this is translated from the coding sequence ATGGCCGACCTAGCTCCGTCCACCGTGTACATCGCGTCACCGGAAGGCGACACCGGCAAGAGCACGGTGGCGCTCGGCGTCTTGCAGATGCTGTGCGCGACCACCGCGCGGGTCGGGGTGTTCCGGCCGATCACCCGCTCCACCGACGAGCCCGATTACATCCTGGAGCTGCTGCTCGAGCACAGCACCGCCGACATCGATTACGCGCAGGCCATCGGCGTCACCTACGAGCAGGTGCACGCCGATCCGGACGCCGCGATCAGCGAGATCGTGATGCGGTTCCACGAGGTCGCCAAGGCCTGCGATGCGGTGGTGGTGGTCGGCAGCGACTACACCGATGTGGCCAGCCCCAGCGAGCTGCGCTACAACGCCAGGATCGCGGTGAACCTCGGCGCGCCGGTGCTGCTGGTGGTGCGCGGCTCCGAGCGCACGCCCGACGAAGTCAAGCAGTTGGCCGAGCTGTGTTCGTCGGAGCTGTCGGCCGAGCATGCGCAGCTGGTCGCGATCATCGCCAATCGCTGCGCTCCCGATCAGCTCGATGAGGTGTGTGCGGCGCTGTCCGGTTTCGATGTGCCGTCGTGGACGTTGCCGGAGGTGCCGCTGCTGATCGCGCCGACGATGGCCGAGTTGTGCGCCGCCATCGACGGCGAAATGTACAGCGGCGACCCGGAGCTGCTGCATCGCGAGGCGATGAAGATCATGGTCGGCGGGATGACGGCCGAGCACATCCTGGAACGGCTCGAAGACGGCGAGGTCGTCATCGCGCCGGGCGACCGGTCCGACGTGCTGCTCAGCGTGGTGAACGCGCATGAGGCAGAGGGCTTTCCGTCGCTGTCGGGCATCATCATGAACGGCGGACTGCTGCCGCATCCGGCCATCGCCCGGCTGATGACGGGGCTGAAGCCGAGGTTGCCGATCCTCACCACCAACCTCGGTACCTACGACACCGCGGGCGCCGCGCACCGTACTCGTGGTCGCATGTCGGCCGATAATCCGCGCAAGGTCGATACCGCGCTGGCGCTGATGGAAGAACACGTCGACGCCGGCGAGTTCCTGCGCAGGCTGGAGGTTCCGCGTTCGACGGTGGTCACCCCGCAGATGTTCGAGTACCAGCTCATCGAGCGGGCCAGGGCCGACCGCAAACGCATCGTGCTGCCCGAGGGCGACGACGACCGGATCCTGCGTGCGGCCGGCCGGGTGCTCCAGCGCAAGATCGCCGATCTGATCATCCTCGGCGACGAGACCACCATCCGGGCCCGCGCCGCCGAACTGGGCGTCGATATCGCCGACGCCGAGGTGCTCGACCCGCGCACCTCCGACCATCTCGAGGACTTCGCCCGCGAATACACCGAACTGCGCAAACACAAGGGCATGACGTTGGAGCGGGCTCGCGAAACCGTCACCGACATCTCCTATTTCGGCACCATGATGGTGCACAAGGGCATTGCCGACGGCATGGTCTCGGGCGCGGCGCACACCACCGCGCACACCATCCGCCCGTCCTTCGAGATCATCAAGACGGTGCCGGGTGTATCGACGGTGTCGAGTGTGTTCCTGATGTGCCTGGCCGACCGGGTGCTCGCCTACGGCGACTGCGCCGTGGTGCCGGATCCGACCTCGGAGCAACTCGCCGATATCGCGATCTCCTCGGCCGCGACGGCCGCGCGCTTCGGCATCGATCCACGCGTGGCGATGCTGTCGTACTCCACCGGAGAATCCGGCAGTGGAGCGGATGTGGACAAGGTGCGGGTCGCCACCAAACTGGTCCGCGAACGTGCCGCTGAACTGCTGGTGGAGGGCCCGATCCAGTACGACGCGGCGATCGAGCCCACGGTGGCCGACGCCAAACTGCCCGACTCCGAAGTCGCCGGTCGGGCAACGGTTTTCATCTTCCCCGACCTCAATACCGGCAACAACACCTATAAGGCGGTGCAGCGCAGCGCGGGTGCCATCGCCATCGGCCCGGTGCTGCAAGGGCTGCGCAAGCCGGTCAACGACCTGTCCCGGGGTGCGCTGGTCGCCGATATCGTCAATACCGTGGCCATTACCGCGATCCAGGCGCAGGGCGAATGA
- a CDS encoding nitroreductase/quinone reductase family protein, with protein sequence MAEPFPNTQWGSRDNLLSRLAHPIAASKPGSWLIRTLTPADRAVLRRTNGKRTLLGPIGAPVILLTTTGRKSGQPRTQPLLYVHDGDTLYVVGSNFGQAHHPAWTSNLLANPAATVVIAGETIPVTATPVPDEAKDAIYERFIEITPAYGAYRERTTRDLRIFALTRA encoded by the coding sequence ATGGCCGAGCCGTTTCCGAATACCCAATGGGGTTCCCGCGACAATCTGCTCTCGCGACTCGCGCATCCGATCGCCGCGAGCAAGCCCGGTTCGTGGCTGATCCGCACCCTGACCCCCGCCGACCGCGCGGTGCTGCGCCGCACCAACGGCAAACGCACCCTGCTCGGGCCGATCGGCGCGCCGGTCATCCTGCTCACCACCACCGGGCGCAAATCCGGGCAGCCGCGCACCCAGCCGCTGCTGTACGTGCACGATGGCGACACCCTTTACGTGGTTGGCAGCAATTTCGGCCAGGCGCACCATCCGGCGTGGACGTCGAACCTGCTGGCGAACCCGGCCGCGACCGTCGTCATCGCGGGCGAGACCATCCCGGTCACCGCGACGCCGGTCCCGGACGAGGCCAAGGACGCCATCTACGAGCGGTTCATCGAGATCACGCCCGCCTACGGGGCCTACCGCGAACGCACCACCCGCGATCTGCGCATCTTCGCCCTCACCCGCGCCTGA
- a CDS encoding acetate kinase: MGNERVLVINSGSSSIKYQLLEPDSGIVAASGLVERIGEDDGRVEHTVDGQTVERRGPIADHTAGLRMAFRMFAESGHDLSGEGVTAVGHRVVHGGEVFYRPTLLDDRAIATISELSALAPLHNPANVMGIEAVRELLPDTPQVAVFDTAFFHDLPDAAKTYAIDAKVAQAHGIRRYGFHGTSHEYVSARAAELLGRAPDEVSQIVFHLGNGASASAIRNGRPVDTTMGLTPLEGLVMGTRSGDLDPGIIAHLMRTADMDIDRVDQLLNRNSGLKGLSGVNDFRELRRLIDGGDQAARLAYDVYIHRLRRYLGAYLIELGGVDAITFTAGVGENSPDVRADALAGLERFGIAVDPERNTAKDRSARFISPAGAEVAVLVVPTNEELAIARAAQTVVAELG, from the coding sequence ATGGGTAACGAACGGGTGCTGGTCATCAACTCCGGCTCGTCCTCGATCAAATACCAGCTGCTCGAGCCCGATTCCGGGATCGTCGCGGCGTCCGGGCTGGTGGAGCGGATCGGTGAGGACGACGGGCGCGTCGAACACACCGTGGACGGGCAGACGGTCGAGCGCCGCGGCCCCATCGCCGACCACACCGCCGGACTGCGGATGGCGTTCCGGATGTTCGCCGAATCCGGGCACGACCTGTCCGGCGAGGGCGTGACGGCGGTCGGCCACCGGGTGGTGCACGGCGGCGAGGTGTTCTATCGGCCCACCCTGCTCGACGATCGCGCGATCGCCACCATCTCCGAACTGTCGGCGCTCGCGCCGCTGCACAATCCGGCCAATGTCATGGGCATCGAGGCCGTGCGCGAACTGCTGCCCGATACGCCGCAGGTGGCGGTATTCGATACCGCGTTCTTCCACGATCTGCCCGACGCCGCGAAGACCTACGCGATCGACGCGAAAGTGGCTCAGGCGCACGGCATTCGGCGGTACGGATTCCACGGGACTTCGCACGAGTACGTGTCCGCGCGGGCGGCCGAGTTGCTGGGGCGGGCACCGGACGAGGTCTCGCAGATCGTCTTCCATCTCGGTAATGGCGCGTCGGCGTCGGCGATCCGCAACGGCAGGCCGGTGGATACCACGATGGGCCTGACGCCGCTGGAGGGCCTGGTGATGGGCACCCGCTCCGGCGATCTGGACCCGGGCATCATCGCGCACCTGATGCGCACCGCGGATATGGACATCGACCGCGTCGATCAACTGCTCAACCGCAATTCGGGGCTCAAGGGGCTGTCCGGCGTCAACGATTTCCGGGAACTGCGCCGGCTCATCGACGGCGGGGATCAGGCCGCGCGGCTGGCCTACGACGTGTACATCCATCGGCTGCGCCGCTACCTCGGGGCGTACCTGATCGAACTCGGCGGCGTGGACGCGATCACGTTTACCGCGGGGGTGGGGGAGAACAGCCCCGACGTGCGGGCGGATGCGTTGGCCGGGCTCGAGCGGTTCGGTATCGCGGTCGATCCGGAGCGCAATACCGCGAAAGACCGTTCGGCGCGGTTCATTTCGCCTGCCGGAGCCGAAGTAGCTGTGCTCGTTGTGCCGACGAACGAGGAGCTCGCCATCGCGCGCGCGGCTCAGACGGTCGTCGCCGAGCTGGGGTAG
- a CDS encoding NUDIX hydrolase: MRGDGDGWSRGPDGVRHWGKFGAAGLLLRAPLAGGGSAVLLQHRAPWSHQGGTWALPGGARDSHETPMHAAVREAWEEAGIASTDLRVRAERVTACAPSGWTYTTVVADAAHTLATSANRESVELAWVPEDEVDARPLHPGFALAWPELRAVPARVDLAGIAQAPALAAALPRTVDLAEQGFIWLHAVADGPGDFATIVEGLADLAEEDVAGHQVETTTTLALTTGQILS; the protein is encoded by the coding sequence ATGCGTGGTGACGGCGACGGCTGGTCGCGCGGACCGGATGGGGTCCGCCACTGGGGAAAGTTCGGGGCCGCGGGACTACTGCTGCGGGCGCCGCTGGCCGGCGGCGGCTCGGCGGTACTGCTCCAGCATCGGGCGCCGTGGAGCCATCAGGGCGGCACCTGGGCGCTGCCCGGCGGTGCCCGCGACAGCCATGAGACGCCGATGCACGCCGCCGTCCGGGAGGCCTGGGAGGAAGCCGGGATCGCCTCGACCGACCTGCGGGTGCGCGCCGAACGGGTGACGGCCTGCGCCCCGAGCGGCTGGACCTATACGACCGTCGTCGCCGACGCCGCGCACACCTTGGCGACCAGCGCCAACCGGGAGAGCGTTGAGCTGGCCTGGGTCCCCGAAGACGAAGTGGACGCCCGCCCGCTGCATCCGGGCTTCGCCCTCGCCTGGCCCGAACTGCGCGCCGTCCCGGCCCGGGTCGACCTGGCCGGCATCGCCCAGGCCCCCGCCTTGGCCGCGGCCCTGCCCCGCACCGTCGACCTGGCCGAGCAGGGCTTCATCTGGCTGCACGCCGTCGCCGACGGGCCGGGCGACTTCGCCACGATCGTCGAGGGCCTCGCGGACCTGGCCGAGGAAGACGTCGCCGGACACCAGGTCGAGACCACGACCACGCTGGCGTTGACCACGGGGCAGATCCTGTCCTGA
- a CDS encoding glutamate ABC transporter substrate-binding protein, protein MKTVRTALVFAAVALIGGCTAEPTTRTAIDGIDFTEPPLPAQATIIATDANVPPKPEPDCGDPTASLRPGDVTSGPALDAIRARGRLVVGLDAGSNLFSFRDPISGAIVGFDADIAREVARDLLGSPDLIEYRSLSSAEREQALQEHSVDLVVKTMTVTCDRRQRVSFSTVYLLAHQRVLAVKGSGIESLADLAGRRVCVVAGTTSVDHIRRYEPRATILTVPTWADCLVVLQQRQVDAVSTDDAILAGLAAQDPYTHIVGPSISDEPYGIGISKGNDDLVRFVNRTLARIRADGTWTRIYDRWLSVLGETPRPPEPVYQD, encoded by the coding sequence ATGAAAACCGTTCGTACCGCGCTCGTGTTCGCCGCGGTCGCCCTGATCGGTGGCTGTACGGCCGAGCCGACCACCCGCACCGCCATCGACGGCATCGATTTCACCGAGCCGCCGTTGCCCGCGCAGGCCACCATCATCGCGACGGACGCGAACGTGCCGCCGAAACCCGAACCCGACTGCGGTGATCCGACCGCGAGCCTGCGTCCCGGCGACGTCACCAGCGGGCCGGCGCTCGACGCCATCCGCGCCCGCGGCCGCTTGGTGGTCGGCCTGGACGCGGGCTCCAACCTGTTCAGCTTCCGTGATCCGATCAGCGGTGCCATCGTCGGGTTCGACGCCGATATCGCCCGCGAGGTCGCCCGCGATCTGCTCGGCAGCCCCGACCTGATCGAATACCGCAGCCTGTCCTCGGCCGAACGCGAGCAGGCGCTGCAGGAGCATTCGGTCGATCTGGTGGTGAAAACCATGACCGTGACTTGCGATCGGCGGCAACGGGTTTCGTTCTCCACGGTGTATCTGCTGGCGCATCAGCGGGTGCTCGCGGTGAAGGGCTCCGGCATCGAAAGCCTCGCGGATCTGGCCGGACGGCGGGTCTGTGTGGTCGCGGGCACCACCTCGGTGGACCACATCCGCCGCTACGAACCCCGCGCCACCATCCTGACCGTGCCCACCTGGGCCGACTGCCTGGTGGTGCTGCAACAACGCCAGGTCGACGCCGTCAGCACCGATGACGCGATCCTGGCCGGCCTGGCCGCCCAGGACCCCTACACCCACATCGTCGGCCCCAGCATCAGCGACGAGCCATACGGCATCGGCATCTCCAAGGGCAACGACGACCTGGTCCGCTTCGTCAACCGCACCCTGGCCCGCATCCGCGCCGACGGCACCTGGACCCGCATCTACGACCGCTGGCTGTCGGTCCTCGGCGAAACCCCCCGCCCACCCGAGCCGGTCTACCAGGACTAA
- a CDS encoding serine/threonine-protein kinase PknG encodes MDADAAADFEPTRPAQRTPETRGRHAKSDTGATPRPPDAPASTTMVTPEHAPVAAPANPSRDHEQADSAAQESPDTPAPPDAPAAHSALTGEGIPPSPGTQAFPGPQPTAGTQLSPGTQATPGRTSASDSAATMRTSGRSVRTALSRPAVRKLGAGLVEIPTVEPADPRDAVLANPVVAEGKRFCWRCSSPVGRTTPAHPGTTFGTCDNCGAPFDFRPSLHPGDMVSGQYEIQGCLAHGGLGWIYLAIDRNVSDRWVVLKGLLHAKDAEAQAVAMAERQFLAEVAHPSIVKIHNFVEHTGRDGTTVGYIVMEYVGGRSLRDILDSHPRPERMPIAEAIAYVLEVLPALDHLHSIGLTYNDLKPDNVMVTEDQVKIIDLGAVATIEAYGNLYGTRGFQAPEIAKTGPTVATDIYTVGRTLAVLTVDMPMEHGRYLDGIPDPAEHPVLARHEFFYRLLLCATDPDPARRFPSARAMSAQLAGVLREILAMETGVEHPQLSTVFSPQRAGFGTEELLGQTDAYADGIPRSTKLAAREVALALPVPIVDPADPSAPLLSAAVHPDPEHALEALDDARERAAADPDNAPPNLDVELRLAEARVHLDRGEPAAVAHVLAGIPATARDWRVDWYTGLAELVELDFETAFARFDAVLNVLPGEIAPKLALAATAELVLQHWDSPDPEQWRAYAEKFYATVWRTDHGVVSAAFGLSRQLTAAGRVDDAVHALDEVPATSRYFTTARMTAVLLLLTAAPPAELDETTLHFAAARVQALPSAEHRAVQLRLLVLGTALAWLQAGHTPKRPDATLLGEPFTERDLRDGTEAVLRTLARISPNRTHRYALVDLANAIRAQTWF; translated from the coding sequence ATGGACGCCGATGCTGCTGCGGATTTCGAACCCACCCGCCCCGCACAGCGCACACCCGAAACCCGCGGGCGCCACGCCAAGTCCGACACCGGTGCGACACCTCGGCCCCCTGACGCCCCCGCGTCCACCACCATGGTCACGCCCGAGCACGCTCCCGTAGCCGCTCCGGCCAACCCTTCGCGGGACCACGAGCAAGCCGATTCGGCCGCGCAGGAATCGCCGGACACTCCGGCACCACCCGACGCCCCAGCCGCGCATAGCGCCCTGACCGGCGAGGGCATTCCGCCATCCCCCGGCACCCAGGCATTCCCCGGGCCGCAGCCGACCGCCGGCACCCAACTCAGCCCCGGCACCCAGGCAACCCCCGGACGCACATCGGCGAGCGATTCCGCCGCCACCATGCGGACTTCCGGTCGTAGCGTTCGAACGGCACTCTCGCGTCCGGCGGTGCGCAAATTGGGTGCCGGGTTGGTGGAGATTCCTACGGTGGAGCCGGCCGATCCGCGGGATGCGGTGCTGGCGAATCCCGTTGTGGCGGAGGGGAAGCGGTTCTGCTGGCGGTGTAGTTCGCCGGTCGGCCGGACGACGCCGGCGCATCCGGGGACCACCTTCGGCACCTGTGACAACTGCGGGGCGCCGTTCGACTTCCGGCCTTCCCTGCATCCCGGCGACATGGTGTCGGGGCAGTACGAGATCCAGGGGTGTCTGGCGCACGGTGGGCTGGGCTGGATCTATCTGGCGATCGACCGCAATGTCAGTGACCGGTGGGTGGTGCTCAAGGGGTTGCTGCACGCCAAGGACGCGGAGGCGCAGGCGGTCGCCATGGCGGAGCGGCAATTCCTGGCCGAGGTCGCCCATCCCAGCATCGTCAAGATCCACAATTTCGTGGAGCACACCGGGCGAGACGGCACCACCGTCGGCTACATCGTCATGGAGTACGTGGGCGGGCGGTCCCTGCGCGACATCCTCGACAGCCATCCGCGCCCGGAGCGGATGCCGATCGCCGAGGCCATCGCGTATGTGCTCGAGGTGCTGCCCGCGCTGGATCACCTGCATTCGATCGGCCTCACCTACAACGACCTCAAACCCGACAACGTGATGGTGACCGAGGATCAGGTCAAGATCATCGATCTGGGCGCGGTCGCCACCATCGAGGCGTACGGAAATCTCTACGGCACCAGGGGTTTCCAAGCGCCGGAGATCGCCAAGACCGGGCCGACGGTCGCCACCGACATCTACACCGTCGGCCGCACGCTGGCCGTGCTGACCGTGGATATGCCGATGGAGCACGGCCGCTATCTCGACGGCATCCCCGACCCGGCCGAGCATCCGGTGCTGGCCCGGCACGAGTTCTTCTACCGGCTGCTGCTGTGCGCCACCGATCCGGACCCCGCGCGCCGCTTCCCGTCGGCCCGTGCCATGTCCGCGCAGCTGGCCGGTGTGCTGCGCGAGATCCTGGCAATGGAGACCGGCGTCGAACATCCACAACTGTCCACAGTGTTCAGTCCACAGCGCGCCGGGTTCGGCACCGAGGAGCTACTGGGCCAGACCGATGCCTACGCCGACGGCATCCCGCGCAGCACCAAACTGGCCGCCCGCGAAGTGGCACTCGCGCTTCCGGTGCCGATCGTCGACCCGGCCGATCCGTCCGCTCCGCTGCTGTCGGCCGCCGTGCACCCGGATCCGGAACATGCACTCGAAGCCCTGGACGACGCCCGCGAACGTGCCGCCGCCGACCCGGACAACGCACCGCCGAATCTCGACGTCGAGCTACGGTTGGCGGAGGCCCGCGTGCATCTGGATCGCGGCGAGCCCGCGGCCGTGGCCCATGTGCTCGCCGGCATTCCGGCCACCGCCCGGGATTGGCGGGTCGACTGGTACACCGGCCTGGCCGAGCTGGTCGAACTCGATTTCGAGACCGCGTTCGCCCGCTTCGATGCCGTGCTGAATGTGCTGCCGGGTGAGATCGCACCCAAGCTCGCGCTGGCGGCGACCGCGGAACTGGTGCTGCAACACTGGGATTCGCCCGATCCCGAGCAGTGGCGCGCCTACGCGGAGAAGTTCTACGCCACCGTCTGGCGCACCGATCATGGCGTGGTGAGCGCGGCCTTCGGCCTCTCCCGACAACTCACCGCCGCGGGCCGGGTCGACGACGCGGTGCACGCCCTGGACGAGGTGCCCGCCACCTCCCGCTACTTCACCACCGCGCGGATGACCGCCGTCCTGCTGCTGCTCACCGCGGCCCCGCCCGCCGAACTCGACGAAACCACCCTGCATTTCGCGGCCGCCCGCGTGCAGGCGCTACCGTCGGCCGAGCACCGCGCGGTGCAGCTGCGCCTGCTGGTGCTCGGCACCGCGCTGGCCTGGTTGCAGGCCGGCCACACCCCCAAACGCCCGGACGCGACGCTGCTGGGCGAGCCCTTCACCGAACGCGATCTGCGCGACGGCACCGAAGCGGTCCTGCGCACCCTCGCCCGCATCTCTCCCAACCGCACCCACCGCTACGCGCTGGTCGACCTCGCCAATGCGATCCGGGCGCAGACCTGGTTCTGA
- a CDS encoding HAD-IIA family hydrolase, whose translation MDGVLVHEDHLIPGADEFLAELRAKEIPFLVLTNNSIRTPRDLQARLRHSGLDIPESAIWTSALATATFLNDQRPEGTAYVVGESGLTTALHEIGYVLTDSDPDYVVLGETRTYSFEAITTAIRLVERGARFIATNPDATGPSRDGVLPATGSVAALITRATGREPYYVGKPNPLMMRSALRRIGAHSRTSVMIGDRMDTDVISGMEAGMRTVLVTSGISTRASVEQYPYRPTLVVDSVADLIGRTETPFAD comes from the coding sequence ATGGACGGTGTGCTCGTGCACGAGGATCATCTGATCCCCGGCGCCGACGAATTCCTCGCCGAGCTGCGGGCCAAGGAGATCCCGTTCCTGGTCCTCACCAACAACTCCATCCGCACGCCCCGCGATCTGCAGGCCCGGCTGCGCCACAGCGGTCTCGATATCCCGGAGTCGGCGATCTGGACCTCCGCGCTGGCCACGGCCACCTTCCTCAACGATCAACGCCCCGAGGGCACCGCGTATGTGGTCGGCGAATCCGGGCTCACCACGGCGCTGCACGAGATCGGCTACGTGCTCACCGACAGTGACCCGGACTACGTGGTGCTCGGCGAGACCCGCACCTACTCGTTCGAGGCGATCACCACCGCGATCCGGCTGGTCGAGCGCGGCGCGCGGTTCATCGCCACCAACCCCGACGCCACCGGCCCGTCCCGCGACGGCGTGCTGCCCGCGACCGGTTCGGTCGCCGCCCTGATCACCCGCGCGACCGGACGGGAACCGTACTACGTCGGCAAACCCAACCCGCTGATGATGCGCTCGGCGCTGCGTCGCATCGGCGCGCATTCGCGGACCAGTGTCATGATCGGCGACCGCATGGATACCGACGTGATCTCCGGAATGGAGGCGGGCATGCGCACCGTGCTGGTGACCTCGGGCATCTCCACCCGCGCCTCCGTCGAGCAGTACCCCTACCGCCCAACCCTCGTGGTGGATTCGGTCGCCGATCTCATCGGCCGTACCGAGACGCCGTTCGCGGACTGA